One genomic region from Neoarius graeffei isolate fNeoGra1 chromosome 4, fNeoGra1.pri, whole genome shotgun sequence encodes:
- the rap1gapb gene encoding rap1 GTPase-activating protein 1 isoform X4 codes for MSNRKRSFTFGAYGGVDKTFSKARGLWKNDGRISQTSNALDSTHLTHPLHLSPLSAFLKNSDLFAMIERMQNSRMDEQRCTLPPPLKTEEDYIPYPSVHEVLARKAPFPLILLPQFGGYWIEGTNHELSTIPVQEEPPPCPASQIKLETNSIAKIYRKHFLGKEHFNYYSVDTVLGLLVFSVKYDVIGDQEHLRLLLRSKFKTCHDVIPISCLTEFPNVVQMAKLVCEEVNVDRFYPVLYPKASRLIVTFDEHVISNNFKFGVIYQKFGQTSEEELFGNSEESPAFTEFLEFLGEKIELHDFKGFRGGLDVTHGQTGTESVYHNFHNKEIMFHVSTKLPYTEGDSQQLQRKRHIGNDIVAIVFQEENTPFVPDMIASNFLHAYVVVQVENACTDNVLYKVSVTSRDDVPFFGPPLPDPAIFRKSPEFHEFLLTKLINAEYSCYKAEKFAKLEERTRSALLETLYEELHVNSQCMMGLGGEDEKLENGGGGGGGGFFESFKRVIRSRSQSMDAMGLSNKKPHTVSTSHSGSFTHNPPDIPKTPGISLIIPGKSPTRKKSGPFSSRRSSAIGIENIQEVQERSSRDVSPSNQKIPEGGHALHEPNTDNSSNHSSPEMPTTRTSSALCCRAPSIPECHDLSRSSSNASSFTSVVEENEHEHEATDDYDTGLRW; via the exons AATTCAGATTTATTTGCAATGATTGAGCGGATGCAG AACAGCAGAATGGATGAGCAGAGATGCACACTTCCACCTCCTCTTAAA ACGGAAGAAGATTATATTCCTTATCCAAGTGTTCATGAG GTGCTGGCACGTAAAGCTCCATTTCCACTGATTCTGTTGCCGCAGTTTGGTGGTTACTGGATTGAGGGGACCAACCACGAGCTCAGTACCATCCCAGTACAGGAGGAGCCACCCCCATGTCCAGCCTCTCAGATTAAACTGGAGACTAATAGCATAGCCAAAATCTATAGGAAACATTTCTTGGGCAAG GAGCACTTTAATTACTACTCTGTGGACACAGTACTGGGCCTCCTTGTCTTCTCAGTGAAGTATGATGTGATTGGGGACCAAGAGCACCTCCGCTTACTGCTTAG GTCAAAGTTTAAAACCTGTCATGACGTGATACCGATTTCTTGCCTGACTGAGTTCCCCAATGTGGTGCAAATGGCAAAG CTTGTGTGTGAAGAGGTAAACGTGGACAGATTTTATCCAGTCCTCTATCCAAAG GCATCCAGACTCATTGTAACCTTTGATGAACATGTCATAAGCAACAACTTCAAGTTCGGAGTCATCTATCAGAAGTTTGGGCAG ACATCAGAAGAGGAGCTCTTTGGGAACAGTGAGGAGAGTCCAGCCTTTACTGAGTTCCTGGAGTTTTTGGGGGAGAAGATCGAGCTACACGACTTTAAAGG GTTTCGCGGGGGTCTTGATGTTACGCATGGCCAGACTGGAACTGAGTcagtgtatcataatttccacaACAAGGAGATTATGTTCCATGTGTCCACCAAACTACCCTACACTGAAGGAGACTCACAGCAG CTGCAGAGGAAGAGGCATATAGGAAATGACATTGTGGCGATTGTGTTTCAAGAGGAAAACACACCATTTGTACCTGATATGATTGCCTCCAATTTCCTGCATGCTTATGTGGTGGTGCAAGTGGAGAATGCCTGCACAGACAACGTCCTTTACAAG GTATCAGTGACTTCCAGAGATGATGTGCCTTTCTTTGGGCCTCCTCTCCCAGACCCAGCCATTTTCAGAAAA AGTCCAGAGTTCCACGAGTTCCTCCTGACAAAACTCATCAACGCTGAGTATTCGTGCTATAAGGCTGAGAAGTTTGCTAAGCTGGAG GAGAGAACACGTTCTGCACTGCTGGAGACATTGTATGAGGAGTTACATGTGAACAGCCAGTGCATGATGGGATTGGGAGGAGAAGATGAGAAACTggagaatggaggtggaggtggAGGTGGTGGTTTCTTTGAGTCCTTTAAG AGAGTAATTCGCAGTCGGAGTCAGTCTATGGATGCTATGGGACTGAGCAACAAGAAGCCCCACACTGTCTCTACCAGCCACAGCGGTAGCTTTACCCATAATCCCCCAGATATCCCTAAAACACCCGGCATT TCTCTGATCATCCCTGGGAAGAGCCCAACCCGAAAGAAATCAGGCCCGTTTAGTTCCAGGAGGAGCAGTGCAATTGGCATTGAGAATAttcaggaagtccaggagagAAG CAGTAGGGACGTGTCTCCCAGCAACCAAAAGATACCCGAAGGTGGCCATGCCTTGCATGAGCCCAATACTGACAACTCTTCCAATCACAGTTCTCCTGAGATGCCTACCACCAGGACTAG TTCGGCCCTGTGCTGTAGAGCTCCCTCCATTCCGGAGTGTCATGATCTGTCTCGGTCCTCATCCAATGCCAGCAGCTTCACGAGTGTGGTGGAAGAGAATGAGCATGAGCATGAAGCCACAGATGACTATGACACAGGACTG AGATGGTGA
- the rap1gapb gene encoding rap1 GTPase-activating protein 1 isoform X3: MARRSFIYNSPAVRVARQRRRHSDNSDLFAMIERMQNSRMDEQRCTLPPPLKTEEDYIPYPSVHEVLARKAPFPLILLPQFGGYWIEGTNHELSTIPVQEEPPPCPASQIKLETNSIAKIYRKHFLGKEHFNYYSVDTVLGLLVFSVKYDVIGDQEHLRLLLRSKFKTCHDVIPISCLTEFPNVVQMAKLVCEEVNVDRFYPVLYPKASRLIVTFDEHVISNNFKFGVIYQKFGQTSEEELFGNSEESPAFTEFLEFLGEKIELHDFKGFRGGLDVTHGQTGTESVYHNFHNKEIMFHVSTKLPYTEGDSQQLQRKRHIGNDIVAIVFQEENTPFVPDMIASNFLHAYVVVQVENACTDNVLYKVSVTSRDDVPFFGPPLPDPAIFRKSPEFHEFLLTKLINAEYSCYKAEKFAKLEERTRSALLETLYEELHVNSQCMMGLGGEDEKLENGGGGGGGGFFESFKRVIRSRSQSMDAMGLSNKKPHTVSTSHSGSFTHNPPDIPKTPGISLIIPGKSPTRKKSGPFSSRRSSAIGIENIQEVQERSSRDVSPSNQKIPEGGHALHEPNTDNSSNHSSPEMPTTRTSSALCCRAPSIPECHDLSRSSSNASSFTSVVEENEHEHEATDDYDTGLESLSSAGTPHKRDSFTYSSSWLDESISSARHSSTPAVARQLSDPIRPRTERQHSATNY, from the exons ATGGCCAGAAGATCCTTCATATACAACAGTCCAGCTGTTAGAGTAGCACGTCAGCGTAGGCGACACAGCGAT AATTCAGATTTATTTGCAATGATTGAGCGGATGCAG AACAGCAGAATGGATGAGCAGAGATGCACACTTCCACCTCCTCTTAAA ACGGAAGAAGATTATATTCCTTATCCAAGTGTTCATGAG GTGCTGGCACGTAAAGCTCCATTTCCACTGATTCTGTTGCCGCAGTTTGGTGGTTACTGGATTGAGGGGACCAACCACGAGCTCAGTACCATCCCAGTACAGGAGGAGCCACCCCCATGTCCAGCCTCTCAGATTAAACTGGAGACTAATAGCATAGCCAAAATCTATAGGAAACATTTCTTGGGCAAG GAGCACTTTAATTACTACTCTGTGGACACAGTACTGGGCCTCCTTGTCTTCTCAGTGAAGTATGATGTGATTGGGGACCAAGAGCACCTCCGCTTACTGCTTAG GTCAAAGTTTAAAACCTGTCATGACGTGATACCGATTTCTTGCCTGACTGAGTTCCCCAATGTGGTGCAAATGGCAAAG CTTGTGTGTGAAGAGGTAAACGTGGACAGATTTTATCCAGTCCTCTATCCAAAG GCATCCAGACTCATTGTAACCTTTGATGAACATGTCATAAGCAACAACTTCAAGTTCGGAGTCATCTATCAGAAGTTTGGGCAG ACATCAGAAGAGGAGCTCTTTGGGAACAGTGAGGAGAGTCCAGCCTTTACTGAGTTCCTGGAGTTTTTGGGGGAGAAGATCGAGCTACACGACTTTAAAGG GTTTCGCGGGGGTCTTGATGTTACGCATGGCCAGACTGGAACTGAGTcagtgtatcataatttccacaACAAGGAGATTATGTTCCATGTGTCCACCAAACTACCCTACACTGAAGGAGACTCACAGCAG CTGCAGAGGAAGAGGCATATAGGAAATGACATTGTGGCGATTGTGTTTCAAGAGGAAAACACACCATTTGTACCTGATATGATTGCCTCCAATTTCCTGCATGCTTATGTGGTGGTGCAAGTGGAGAATGCCTGCACAGACAACGTCCTTTACAAG GTATCAGTGACTTCCAGAGATGATGTGCCTTTCTTTGGGCCTCCTCTCCCAGACCCAGCCATTTTCAGAAAA AGTCCAGAGTTCCACGAGTTCCTCCTGACAAAACTCATCAACGCTGAGTATTCGTGCTATAAGGCTGAGAAGTTTGCTAAGCTGGAG GAGAGAACACGTTCTGCACTGCTGGAGACATTGTATGAGGAGTTACATGTGAACAGCCAGTGCATGATGGGATTGGGAGGAGAAGATGAGAAACTggagaatggaggtggaggtggAGGTGGTGGTTTCTTTGAGTCCTTTAAG AGAGTAATTCGCAGTCGGAGTCAGTCTATGGATGCTATGGGACTGAGCAACAAGAAGCCCCACACTGTCTCTACCAGCCACAGCGGTAGCTTTACCCATAATCCCCCAGATATCCCTAAAACACCCGGCATT TCTCTGATCATCCCTGGGAAGAGCCCAACCCGAAAGAAATCAGGCCCGTTTAGTTCCAGGAGGAGCAGTGCAATTGGCATTGAGAATAttcaggaagtccaggagagAAG CAGTAGGGACGTGTCTCCCAGCAACCAAAAGATACCCGAAGGTGGCCATGCCTTGCATGAGCCCAATACTGACAACTCTTCCAATCACAGTTCTCCTGAGATGCCTACCACCAGGACTAG TTCGGCCCTGTGCTGTAGAGCTCCCTCCATTCCGGAGTGTCATGATCTGTCTCGGTCCTCATCCAATGCCAGCAGCTTCACGAGTGTGGTGGAAGAGAATGAGCATGAGCATGAAGCCACAGATGACTATGACACAGGACTG